The Opitutaceae bacterium TAV5 genome segment GGCGTGACGCATCTCGCCGTGGGCGAGCCTGGACGTTAGTCCGACTTGGCCTTTTTCAAGGCAGCCATGCTTTCCCTGGTTTTGCCCATCTCTTCGATAATTGCCTCCGCGTGGACCAGAAGCTGGCCTCCGGCCTCCGTGATCGTGACGGTCCGGCCAAGGCGATTGAACAACGTTACTCCGAGATCCCTTTCGAGCCCGGCGATCGCGTGGCTGATGGCCGATTGCGTGAGATGAAGTTCTCTGGCGGTTACCGTAAAACTGAGAACCCGGCAGAGAGTGTGGAAGGCGAGGAGCTTTTTGCTATCGATAATCTGCTGCATAACTATAGATTGTAACAGGTATTTCAGGACAACTCAAGAGTGTGGCGGGGCTGGCTGATCCCCGAAAGTGCAAGCTCTCTGGCTTGAGATGAATTTCGGGGAATATGAACTCCCGCATTTGTCGCCAGCCAGACAAATCGCCGGCTTTCCGGACT includes the following:
- a CDS encoding LysR family transcriptional regulator, with translation MQQIIDSKKLLAFHTLCRVLSFTVTARELHLTQSAISHAIAGLERDLGVTLFNRLGRTVTITEAGGQLLVHAEAIIEEMGKTRESMAALKKAKSD